ATAATGGTACACCAAAAGTCAACATTTATCTTAATGCAAATGAATAACAAAGAAAACTAGTAATCAGTCAAACCTTATATTAAATCCATCGTACATAATGTCGTCTATTGGAGTTTTGATATGTTACtttatctgaaaaaaaatatcaacaattttTCCGTTACACACTAGAACCCCAAATTTGTAGAACAAAGTTCGAGAACGACAGCGTAtttttcaatatgaaaatagaaGAGCAACATAAAATTCAAACTAAAATGGCGGGGAAAACGTGCATTTCAAAATGCATATAGTTGTAAAATTCTATATTAGTTGTCTTTTCTGCATGTTAATAGCATGCATTGTATACATTGTTAGATATCATAAACTACACAATCATGCGATTCAAATACTGGTAGCAAATGTCTACAGCTATGTCTATAATGAAGAAATCCAGTGCAATAATCGATACTTCTCTTTTAACAATGGATTTGACTAATCATTAAAATCGTCTGGGACGTCATCTTTGGTAATTCGGATTATGTAATCATTTGCTCTTTGCATCATGGTCAGTAGATAGAAGAGAGCTAGAATGTCTTTTTCCAAGGTAGGTAGAACTTCTTCATGATAGTTTGACATCGGCAAGACGTTCATTATTGGCATTTCCATGTAATCGGCAGCATTTTTACATGTATCCTGTACGTCCTGACTTCTGAAGATGTCCCTCAGACTATGAGTATTTGATATTCTGATCTTGTCAATATTAGTAAAAAGGACCAGTTGTGGCAAATCTGtcgaatgaaatgaaataatgtaAAACATGGACTCATTTAAAGCACAAAAATTCAGAccattttgaaagttttaaacaCTCACGTTGCGGGGCTACTTTGTCTTTGACGTATTGTATCTGTTCCTTGGTCTTAGGATCTGTCAGGTGATCAGAGGGGTTAGTTGCATTCGCTACATACACAATGCAGTGCATTTGGTCTTTCTTTTCCGGATGTTCTCTATAATTTATGTTGTCCCGGGTTATGGGTGCCAAGGGGTTAATCTGTAGAGCATGATAATAATATATCAGAGAGGAATCTCATAACACTTCTGCATCAggtatcaatttcataaatcgaaaacaaaaatattcacTTACTTGGTATCCATTTTTCACATGACCTTCGATTATTACTCTTATATCCTCCGTGGGTACTCCATGTTCCATATCAAGTCCTCGGCAATCAAATAGCCGCAACGGTAGAATGTTTCCGTCCTTTGTTTTCATTGGAACTGCTTCAACCTAAAACAGATGCATATTAAAACTGATATTTGTATCTATAACTGCATATAAGCACCCTAACCCACCTCTGGAAATCTAGtgatccgtatttgcccaactttctattttgcattgcttatatgAATTGTCAGATTGAtaagtgttcgttatcttcatctttcatatgcTTGTCTATTGATATACTGCTCAATAGTTCATTGGTAGATCAAAGCCCGAAACACTGCCAACATATTTCGGAAAAGTCTTTATAGAGTATACTCTGTGACTATACTGAATGAAAGACATGtttaaagcaaaaaaaaaaaaaaaaaaaaaa
Above is a genomic segment from Ostrea edulis chromosome 3, xbOstEdul1.1, whole genome shotgun sequence containing:
- the LOC125675361 gene encoding interferon-induced protein 44-like isoform X4, producing MDKSALQAERERRIQLEKERKEQMEMKRLEDMRMHEQERKAKENQRKQKELEEKLREMNIQHQKDKACENLRKQEDFRKQRELEEQLRELKLQQQKAEEALKEQKRKEAEEKKRKYLEPLKKPWREISNTWEDPWKQEFKDELLLKINAIKPAGGINYFNILLLGQAAAGKSSFVNTCLTAVMDGNRIIPKNQVYQSSSTSVSRCVEAVPMKTKDGNILPLRLFDCRGLDMEHGVPTEDIRVIIEGHVKNGYQINPLAPITRDNINYREHPEKKDQMHCIVYVANATNPSDHLTDPKTKEQIQYVKDKVAPQHLPQLVLFTNIDKIRISNTHSLRDIFRSQDVQDTCKNAADYMEMPIMNVLPMSNYHEEVLPTLEKDILALFYLLTMMQRANDYIIRITKDDVPDDFND